A single region of the Pontibacter kalidii genome encodes:
- a CDS encoding glycosyltransferase, whose translation MNVFIIPSWYPSANSPIAGIFFKEQASYIAEMYERLNIGVSLWGQNNAQYALNKNPFSTLKAFYNFGKNRKLTQVTPLRDNLIELFTPSLTFEWPFNVKGDNIAGMINANFANFESYQARYGKVDVIHAHVSYPAGYIAMALAQQYKVPYVITEHMGPFPFEKFLLRDGGIHPKLALPLENSSKVVAVSPKLANDITDFGFQQPVFIPNVINEDFFTPTYTPVDAPFHFFTLAMLYPEKGIDDLLEAIRIVIKNKQKVVFSIGGGGQLLQHYKAKAKELGLEQHVDWLGEISRSKAREMYRKCHAFVLPSHGETFGVVYAEAIACGKPVIATRCGGPECIVDEYNGLLAEVQDPQDLAQKIFYLMENYSAFDSDRIRKGFEDKFSKRAVIPQIIEVYKSLIK comes from the coding sequence ATGAATGTTTTTATCATCCCATCTTGGTATCCTTCGGCCAATAGCCCTATAGCAGGTATCTTCTTTAAAGAACAGGCTTCCTATATTGCAGAAATGTACGAAAGGCTAAACATAGGTGTTAGTCTGTGGGGGCAGAACAACGCCCAATACGCTCTTAATAAGAATCCCTTCTCTACCTTAAAGGCGTTTTATAACTTCGGGAAAAACAGAAAGTTAACACAAGTTACGCCATTAAGGGACAATCTTATCGAACTATTCACTCCTTCTCTAACCTTTGAGTGGCCATTTAACGTGAAAGGTGACAACATTGCGGGAATGATAAATGCTAATTTTGCTAACTTCGAATCCTACCAAGCACGGTATGGTAAAGTAGATGTTATACATGCCCATGTTAGTTATCCTGCAGGTTATATTGCTATGGCCCTAGCCCAACAATACAAAGTACCCTATGTTATCACAGAACATATGGGGCCTTTCCCGTTCGAGAAGTTTCTTTTGAGAGATGGTGGTATTCACCCAAAACTGGCTTTGCCCTTAGAAAACTCCAGTAAGGTTGTAGCGGTTAGTCCCAAACTCGCGAATGATATCACGGATTTTGGCTTTCAACAGCCCGTCTTCATCCCTAATGTAATCAACGAAGACTTTTTCACACCCACCTACACTCCGGTAGATGCGCCTTTCCATTTCTTCACTCTTGCAATGCTATACCCGGAGAAAGGAATCGATGATTTACTCGAAGCAATTCGAATTGTGATAAAAAACAAACAGAAGGTGGTATTCAGCATTGGTGGAGGTGGCCAACTCCTACAGCACTATAAAGCAAAAGCAAAAGAATTAGGCCTGGAACAGCATGTAGATTGGCTTGGAGAGATAAGTAGAAGCAAAGCAAGAGAAATGTATCGAAAATGTCACGCATTTGTTTTACCAAGTCATGGAGAGACATTTGGCGTGGTGTATGCAGAAGCTATCGCTTGTGGCAAACCGGTTATAGCCACAAGATGCGGAGGACCGGAGTGTATAGTGGATGAATACAATGGATTGCTTGCCGAAGTACAAGACCCTCAAGACTTGGCTCAGAAGATATTTTACTTAATGGAGAACTACTCAGCTTTTGATTCAGACCGAATCAGAAAAGGGTTTGAAGATAAATTTTCAAAGCGAGCAGTAATACCACAAATAATAGAGGTCTATAAATCACTAATTAAGTAG
- a CDS encoding oligosaccharide flippase family protein, whose amino-acid sequence MESYLKAFKNKEIKSLVKGAAQSEYLQNAAKLFTGTALAQIISVAASPVLSRIYTPEDFGTFALYNSTLSILLIFSTGRYDIAIVSAKLRSGAINLVSLSFIILGSLTFLISLLLVLLHKWVIGLVDKPALSHVIYLIPVSFLFMGAYQILSYWANREKNYNFLASSKIAQNASNITAAILVGIFLSLGVGLVWGQLVGAIMALVVIAYKGGPLFREIRKVTTKRGIKHSAIEHADFPKYSLPTSFLDTFTTQLPVYLISFLFTEALAGHFSFAFRILNLPISLIGVSIGQVFYQKLTEVHHHKQDSIKLILKMWGLLFAIGLVPFTILLLFGSELFVLLFGAEWEEAGKIASILSIPLLFVFCSSPTSTAFIVYGIQKYSLLFGILFIFLRPLAFYIGYLQNDVFLGLILWGILDIILIILFNFILLKKVSG is encoded by the coding sequence ATGGAGTCTTATTTGAAAGCCTTCAAGAATAAAGAGATCAAAAGTCTGGTCAAGGGCGCCGCTCAATCCGAGTATCTGCAGAATGCAGCAAAGTTGTTTACAGGAACTGCCCTTGCTCAGATTATATCTGTTGCCGCATCCCCTGTTCTGTCTAGAATTTATACCCCGGAAGATTTTGGAACTTTTGCACTCTACAACAGCACCTTATCTATACTCCTAATTTTCTCTACTGGCAGATACGATATAGCCATCGTATCTGCAAAATTGCGTTCAGGTGCAATTAACTTAGTATCGTTGTCTTTCATCATACTTGGGTCGCTAACGTTTCTTATCTCGCTTCTGTTAGTTCTTCTGCATAAGTGGGTTATTGGGCTTGTAGACAAACCCGCCCTGAGCCATGTTATTTACTTGATACCAGTTTCTTTTCTATTCATGGGAGCCTATCAAATTCTCTCCTATTGGGCAAACAGGGAAAAAAACTATAATTTTCTAGCCTCCTCTAAGATCGCCCAAAACGCATCTAATATAACTGCTGCGATACTAGTGGGAATCTTTTTAAGCTTAGGCGTAGGTTTAGTATGGGGCCAGCTTGTAGGTGCAATCATGGCTTTGGTAGTGATAGCCTATAAGGGAGGGCCGTTATTTAGAGAGATAAGAAAAGTTACTACAAAAAGGGGGATAAAGCATTCCGCTATTGAACATGCAGATTTCCCTAAATATTCCTTACCTACTTCCTTTCTAGATACCTTTACAACGCAGTTGCCGGTTTACCTAATATCTTTTCTCTTTACTGAAGCCTTAGCAGGGCATTTCTCTTTTGCATTCAGAATTCTGAATTTACCGATCAGCCTGATTGGCGTAAGCATTGGTCAGGTGTTTTATCAGAAATTAACTGAAGTACACCATCATAAACAAGACTCAATAAAACTCATACTTAAAATGTGGGGCTTGTTATTTGCCATAGGATTAGTTCCCTTTACAATACTATTACTTTTCGGCAGTGAACTCTTCGTCCTATTGTTTGGTGCTGAATGGGAAGAGGCTGGTAAGATTGCCTCCATCCTCTCTATTCCCTTACTTTTTGTTTTCTGTAGTTCCCCTACAAGCACAGCCTTCATCGTCTATGGCATTCAGAAATACTCTCTCCTGTTCGGAATTCTATTTATTTTCTTAAGACCCCTGGCATTTTACATAGGCTACTTACAAAATGATGTCTTCCTAGGCCTGATTCTTTGGGGGATACTGGATATCATCCTTATCATACTTTTCAATTTCATCTTATTAAAGAAAGTTTCAGGTTAG
- a CDS encoding Gfo/Idh/MocA family protein, producing MKNFALIGAAGYIAPRHLKAIKDTNNNLVAALDNFDSVGIMDSYFPNADFFVEFERFDRHLEKLKYEKELTLDYVSICTPNYLHDAHIRLALRRGADAICEKPLVLNPWNIDALAHIEKETGKKINNILQLRVHPSIIALKEKIQNGPKDKKYEVDLTYLTSRGHWYFTSWKGDVSKSGGIATNIGVHFYDMLSWIFGKVQQNVVHLHTHDRAAGYLEFENARVRWFLSINFDLLPAAAKEKGKSTFRSITVEGEELEFSEGFTDLHTISYQEILNGNGYGLEEARQSIEIVHDIRNQQSVGLKGEYHPLAKEKLSKHPFH from the coding sequence ATGAAAAATTTCGCCCTTATTGGAGCTGCAGGCTATATAGCCCCTCGCCATCTGAAAGCAATCAAAGACACGAACAATAATTTAGTAGCAGCGCTAGATAACTTCGACAGCGTGGGTATTATGGACAGTTATTTCCCCAATGCCGATTTTTTTGTGGAGTTTGAGCGCTTTGACAGACATCTGGAGAAGTTAAAATATGAGAAAGAGCTTACACTGGATTACGTGAGTATTTGTACTCCAAACTATCTCCACGACGCTCATATCCGTTTGGCGCTCCGTCGTGGGGCTGATGCCATATGTGAAAAGCCACTTGTGCTTAACCCCTGGAACATTGATGCACTGGCACATATTGAAAAAGAAACAGGCAAGAAAATCAATAACATTCTGCAGTTGCGCGTTCACCCTAGCATCATAGCACTGAAGGAGAAAATTCAAAACGGGCCGAAAGATAAGAAGTATGAGGTAGACCTGACCTACCTGACCTCCAGAGGCCATTGGTACTTTACATCCTGGAAGGGAGATGTGTCTAAGTCGGGCGGCATTGCGACAAATATAGGGGTACATTTCTATGACATGCTGAGCTGGATTTTTGGGAAAGTGCAGCAGAATGTGGTGCACTTGCACACCCACGACCGCGCCGCAGGGTATTTAGAATTTGAAAATGCACGCGTGCGATGGTTCCTTAGTATCAATTTTGATCTTCTGCCAGCTGCGGCGAAAGAAAAAGGAAAGAGTACCTTCCGCTCCATTACGGTGGAGGGTGAAGAACTTGAGTTTAGTGAAGGCTTTACCGATTTGCATACCATAAGTTATCAAGAAATCCTGAATGGGAATGGCTATGGGCTAGAGGAAGCGAGACAATCTATCGAGATTGTACATGATATCAGGAACCAGCAATCAGTCGGTCTAAAGGGTGAATATCATCCGTTGGCAAAGGAGAAGCTGTCAAAACATCCTTTCCATTAG
- a CDS encoding acyltransferase, which yields MNYYSHETAIIDEGCSIGEGTKIWHFSHIMPNCTIGENCNIGQNVVISPDVILGKNVKVQNNVSIYTGVTCDDDVFLGPSMVFTNISNPRSAINRRGQYAKTHVGKGASIGANATIVCGHNIGPYAFIGAGAVVTKTVPAYALVVGNPARQVGWMSEYGHKLEFDENGFAACPESNERYQLENKEVKKYK from the coding sequence ATGAATTATTACAGCCATGAGACAGCCATTATAGATGAAGGCTGCAGCATAGGGGAAGGCACTAAAATTTGGCACTTTTCTCACATCATGCCTAACTGCACGATTGGTGAAAATTGTAATATCGGTCAAAACGTAGTGATTTCTCCGGATGTTATCCTTGGTAAGAATGTGAAGGTTCAGAACAACGTTTCTATCTATACGGGAGTTACCTGCGATGATGATGTCTTTTTAGGCCCATCGATGGTATTCACTAACATTTCCAACCCCCGAAGTGCCATCAACCGTCGAGGACAATATGCCAAAACACATGTAGGCAAAGGTGCATCCATTGGAGCGAATGCCACTATTGTGTGTGGCCATAATATAGGCCCCTATGCCTTTATCGGTGCCGGTGCCGTGGTAACTAAAACTGTCCCAGCTTATGCTTTGGTCGTAGGAAACCCGGCCCGACAAGTGGGGTGGATGAGCGAATATGGCCATAAGCTTGAGTTTGACGAAAATGGCTTTGCCGCCTGCCCAGAGAGCAATGAGCGTTATCAATTAGAGAACAAGGAAGTAAAGAAGTACAAATGA
- a CDS encoding DegT/DnrJ/EryC1/StrS family aminotransferase — protein sequence MPLKANLMKITRQYTIQMVDLYGQYLRLKDEIDAAIADVIETSSYINGPAVGQFASELAEYNNIKHAVPCANGTDALQLAMMGLELRHGDEVIVPSFTYVATAEVIALLGLTPVFVDVDPDTFLIAPQSIKDSITSRTKAIVPVHLYGQCADMEAILDIAKAHSLFVIEDTAQAIGAEFTFSDGTKKKAGTIGTVGTTSFFPSKNLGCYGDGGALFVQDENLARKIQVIANHGQRVKYYHDLVGVNSRLDTMQAAILRVKLRELNNYCSKRNRTADFYDKQLGNLAALTLPQRMANSSHVFHQYTLKCNTFNRDDLKQFLADRGIPSMVYYPVPLHLQKAYRSYGYTEGDLPVSEDLAARVLSLPIHTEQQEEELRFITDSVKEFLATNNLA from the coding sequence ATGCCATTAAAGGCAAACTTAATGAAGATCACTCGTCAATACACCATACAAATGGTCGATCTGTATGGGCAATATCTGCGTCTTAAAGATGAAATAGATGCTGCAATTGCGGATGTTATAGAAACATCCTCCTATATCAATGGGCCTGCTGTTGGCCAGTTCGCGTCTGAACTAGCGGAGTACAACAATATTAAGCACGCCGTGCCCTGCGCCAACGGGACTGACGCCCTCCAACTCGCTATGATGGGTCTGGAATTAAGGCATGGCGATGAGGTGATTGTGCCAAGCTTTACCTATGTTGCAACAGCAGAGGTAATTGCACTTTTAGGTTTAACACCGGTGTTCGTAGATGTAGATCCAGACACCTTCTTGATTGCACCTCAATCAATAAAAGATAGTATAACTTCCCGTACAAAAGCCATTGTGCCGGTACACCTGTATGGCCAGTGTGCTGACATGGAAGCTATTTTGGATATAGCCAAAGCACATAGCCTTTTCGTTATAGAAGACACCGCTCAGGCTATTGGTGCAGAATTTACATTTAGCGACGGTACGAAAAAGAAGGCAGGCACAATAGGCACAGTTGGCACAACGTCCTTCTTTCCTTCCAAGAACCTAGGCTGCTACGGCGATGGCGGAGCCCTCTTCGTTCAGGATGAGAACTTGGCCCGAAAGATACAGGTGATTGCCAACCATGGGCAGCGGGTGAAATACTATCATGATCTGGTTGGTGTTAACTCCAGGTTGGACACTATGCAAGCAGCTATTCTGAGGGTGAAACTCAGAGAATTGAATAATTACTGCAGTAAGAGAAACAGAACTGCAGATTTCTATGACAAGCAGCTCGGCAACCTGGCTGCTTTGACCCTCCCACAGCGTATGGCAAACTCTTCCCATGTGTTTCATCAATACACGCTTAAGTGCAATACATTCAATAGGGATGATCTAAAGCAATTCCTGGCCGATAGGGGCATTCCTTCTATGGTATACTACCCAGTTCCGCTGCATTTGCAGAAGGCATACCGGTCTTACGGCTACACAGAGGGAGACCTGCCTGTATCTGAGGATTTGGCTGCAAGAGTTCTCTCACTGCCTATTCATACTGAGCAGCAGGAGGAAGAACTCCGATTTATCACAGATTCAGTCAAAGAATTCCTTGCAACTAATAACCTAGCCTAA
- a CDS encoding chain length determinant protein: MQQVDKDEIDVAEVFRNIGLFFNSIKKRIQYVFDVVLSHKLMIIGITALGLGVGYLTYSLTKPYYTSSMTLMLANIRNEFIEDQLNKLSTMIGEGNYEVVADRLDISQASAQQIKEMKFSNLDQDRIEEDSVLTGSPFRIELSLYNRELFESMEPALTNYLENNRYFAKQKRIKQRQVESMISKLKGEISSIDSMKTNVGSPRGPVNGFVYGQPIDPTNLYKESILMYKEQVELEADLENLDNVEIVTGFVPKLLPTGPSLKRHLAIGVGLGFIVGVIVALNLAKKRRKLLS, translated from the coding sequence ATGCAACAAGTTGATAAAGATGAGATTGATGTGGCCGAAGTCTTTCGAAATATAGGTCTGTTCTTTAATAGCATAAAGAAAAGAATTCAATATGTTTTTGATGTTGTTCTTTCGCACAAGCTAATGATAATAGGTATAACTGCCCTAGGTTTAGGAGTAGGGTATCTTACCTACTCCCTTACCAAGCCTTACTATACCTCATCTATGACCTTAATGCTTGCAAACATCCGTAATGAATTTATCGAGGATCAGCTGAACAAGCTCTCCACTATGATCGGTGAAGGTAATTACGAGGTAGTAGCAGACAGGTTAGATATTAGCCAAGCCTCGGCGCAACAGATCAAGGAAATGAAGTTCTCAAACCTTGACCAAGATAGGATTGAGGAAGATAGTGTGCTAACAGGATCGCCGTTCAGGATAGAGCTGTCCCTATATAACAGGGAATTATTTGAAAGTATGGAGCCAGCATTAACCAATTATTTAGAGAACAATAGATACTTTGCAAAGCAGAAAAGGATAAAGCAGCGGCAAGTGGAAAGTATGATCTCCAAACTAAAGGGAGAAATCTCGTCAATTGATAGCATGAAAACAAATGTAGGCTCTCCAAGGGGACCTGTGAATGGCTTTGTATATGGTCAGCCAATAGACCCTACCAACTTGTATAAGGAGAGTATTCTAATGTATAAGGAGCAGGTAGAATTGGAAGCTGACCTTGAGAATCTGGATAATGTTGAAATAGTTACGGGATTTGTTCCTAAGCTTTTGCCTACAGGTCCCAGCCTTAAGCGTCACCTTGCTATTGGTGTTGGTCTAGGATTTATAGTTGGAGTTATTGTTGCCCTCAATTTGGCGAAAAAGAGGAGGAAACTCTTGAGTTAG
- a CDS encoding carbon-nitrogen hydrolase family protein, whose product MSEREETSFEHRLLLRQLELRDYKEVKEIMETVYSSIDGAWTRKEFSNLLKKFPEGQICIEDNGKVVAAALSLIIDYDEYGDKHTYDQIIDKGSFKTHDPEGDTLYGIDVFVHPEYRNLRLGRRLYDARKEICEKLNLRGIIAGGRIPGYKDYANKLTPAKYIEMVRNKELSDPVLSFQLSNGFHVRRILKGYLPDDTDSKAYATLLEWINVYYEDKEKLIGGKKTVVRIGIVQWQMRAIKDIDDFMQQVEFFVDTVSSYKSDIVMFPEFFNAPLMALSNEDTPSEAIRSMAEYTEEIRERMIHLALSYNINIIAGSMPEYYDNKLYNVSYLCRRDGTYDSQYKLHVTPDESHYWGMRGGHKLKIFDTDIGKVGILICYDVEFPELARMLSDMDMKILFVPYWTDTKNAYLRVRLCSQARAIENECYVAITGSVGNLPKVENMDIQYSQSAVFSPSDFAFPHDAVIAEATPNTEMTLIADLDLDLLKDLNTAGSVRNLKDRRRDLYNLSWVMRKDE is encoded by the coding sequence ATGAGTGAACGAGAAGAAACCAGTTTTGAACATAGATTGCTGCTGCGCCAGCTGGAACTAAGGGATTACAAAGAGGTAAAGGAGATTATGGAGACCGTGTACTCCAGCATTGACGGCGCCTGGACCCGAAAGGAGTTCTCCAACCTGCTAAAGAAGTTTCCGGAAGGCCAGATCTGTATTGAGGACAATGGCAAAGTAGTGGCTGCCGCCCTGAGCCTAATTATTGATTACGACGAGTATGGCGACAAGCACACCTACGATCAGATCATAGACAAAGGCTCCTTTAAAACACACGACCCGGAAGGTGACACGCTGTACGGCATCGATGTATTCGTGCACCCGGAGTACCGCAACCTCCGCCTGGGCCGCCGCCTCTACGACGCCCGCAAGGAGATCTGCGAGAAGCTGAACCTGCGCGGCATTATTGCCGGCGGCCGCATACCCGGGTATAAGGACTACGCCAACAAGCTCACACCTGCCAAGTATATCGAGATGGTGCGCAACAAGGAGCTCTCCGACCCGGTGCTTTCTTTCCAACTAAGCAACGGCTTCCACGTCCGCCGCATCCTCAAGGGCTACCTCCCCGACGACACCGACTCAAAGGCCTACGCCACGCTGCTAGAGTGGATTAACGTGTACTACGAGGATAAGGAAAAGCTCATAGGGGGCAAGAAAACCGTGGTGCGTATAGGCATCGTGCAGTGGCAGATGCGGGCCATTAAAGACATCGACGATTTTATGCAGCAGGTAGAGTTCTTCGTGGACACCGTGAGCTCATACAAATCCGATATCGTGATGTTCCCGGAGTTCTTCAACGCACCGCTGATGGCCCTGTCAAACGAGGACACCCCGTCGGAGGCGATCAGAAGTATGGCAGAGTATACAGAGGAGATCCGTGAGCGGATGATTCACCTGGCCTTGTCGTACAACATCAACATCATTGCCGGAAGTATGCCGGAGTACTACGATAACAAGCTCTACAACGTGAGCTACCTCTGCCGCCGCGACGGCACCTACGACTCGCAGTACAAGCTACACGTCACCCCGGACGAGTCGCACTACTGGGGGATGCGCGGGGGCCATAAACTGAAGATATTCGATACCGACATCGGTAAAGTAGGCATTCTCATCTGCTACGACGTGGAGTTCCCGGAACTGGCCCGCATGCTCTCCGATATGGACATGAAGATCCTGTTCGTGCCTTACTGGACCGACACCAAGAACGCCTACCTGCGCGTGCGCCTTTGCTCCCAGGCCCGGGCCATCGAGAACGAGTGCTATGTAGCCATCACCGGTAGCGTGGGCAACCTGCCGAAGGTGGAAAACATGGACATCCAGTACTCTCAGTCCGCCGTCTTCTCCCCTTCCGATTTCGCTTTCCCGCATGACGCCGTCATTGCCGAGGCTACGCCCAACACCGAGATGACGCTCATCGCCGACCTGGACCTGGACCTGCTCAAGGATCTGAACACGGCAGGCAGCGTACGTAACCTGAAAGATCGCAGGAGAGATCTGTATAACCTGAGCTGGGTGATGCGGAAGGATGAGTAG
- a CDS encoding CoA transferase subunit B produces the protein MALDKNQIARRIAQEVKNGMYVNLGIGIPTLVANYIPEGIEVVLQSENGLLGMGPFPTEDKVDADLINAGKQTITTLPGSSIFSSAESFGMIRGEHVDLTILGAMEVSENGDIANWKIPGKMVKGMGGAMDLVASAKNIIVAMQHTARDGSSKLLKECSLPLTGLNCVKKIVTDLAVLEVVEGGFKLLERAPGVTVEDIKAATEGNLIVEGEVPEIQV, from the coding sequence ATGGCTTTAGATAAAAATCAAATAGCAAGACGCATCGCCCAGGAAGTAAAGAACGGCATGTACGTGAACCTGGGCATCGGGATACCGACGCTGGTGGCCAACTACATTCCGGAAGGTATAGAAGTAGTGCTGCAATCGGAGAACGGCTTACTGGGCATGGGCCCCTTCCCTACTGAGGACAAGGTAGACGCCGACCTGATCAACGCCGGCAAGCAAACCATTACCACGCTCCCGGGTTCTTCTATCTTTAGCTCCGCTGAGAGCTTTGGCATGATTCGCGGCGAGCACGTGGACCTGACCATACTCGGTGCCATGGAAGTGTCGGAGAACGGCGATATTGCCAACTGGAAGATTCCGGGCAAAATGGTAAAAGGCATGGGGGGCGCCATGGACCTGGTGGCCTCTGCCAAAAACATCATCGTAGCCATGCAGCATACCGCCCGCGACGGCTCCTCTAAGCTCCTGAAAGAGTGCTCCCTTCCCCTGACGGGCCTGAACTGCGTGAAAAAAATCGTGACCGACCTGGCCGTACTCGAGGTAGTGGAAGGTGGCTTTAAGTTACTGGAACGCGCTCCGGGTGTAACGGTAGAAGACATTAAGGCCGCTACTGAAGGCAACCTGATCGTGGAGGGCGAGGTGCCCGAGATACAGGTATAA
- a CDS encoding CoA transferase subunit A → MINKTVKNAQEALQGIQDGMTLMLGGFGLCGIPENAIQELLRLGVKDLTCISNNAGVDDFGIGLLLQKRQVKKMIASYVGENAEFERQLLSGELEVELIPQGTLAERIRAGGAGIPAFFTPAGYGTEVGEGKENREFNGKMYLMEEWLKADFAFVKAWKGDTAGNLIYKGTARNFNPMMATAGKITVAEVEELVPAGELDPNLIHTPGIFVQRIFQGDKYEKRIEQRTVRQA, encoded by the coding sequence ATGATCAATAAAACTGTAAAAAACGCACAGGAAGCACTACAGGGCATTCAGGACGGCATGACGCTGATGCTGGGGGGCTTTGGCCTTTGCGGTATCCCGGAAAACGCGATTCAGGAGCTGCTGCGCCTGGGCGTGAAAGACCTGACCTGTATCTCTAACAATGCTGGCGTGGACGACTTCGGTATCGGACTGCTGCTGCAGAAGCGCCAGGTAAAGAAAATGATTGCCAGCTATGTAGGCGAAAACGCGGAGTTTGAGCGCCAGTTGCTGAGCGGCGAGCTGGAGGTAGAGTTGATTCCGCAGGGCACGCTGGCAGAGCGTATCCGGGCCGGTGGCGCGGGCATTCCGGCTTTCTTCACCCCTGCCGGCTACGGCACCGAGGTAGGCGAGGGCAAAGAGAACCGTGAGTTTAACGGCAAAATGTACCTGATGGAAGAGTGGCTGAAAGCTGATTTCGCTTTTGTAAAGGCCTGGAAGGGCGACACTGCCGGAAACCTGATCTACAAAGGCACCGCCCGCAACTTTAACCCGATGATGGCCACTGCCGGCAAAATCACCGTGGCTGAAGTAGAGGAACTAGTGCCTGCCGGTGAGCTGGACCCGAACTTGATCCATACACCCGGCATCTTTGTGCAGCGCATCTTCCAGGGCGACAAGTATGAGAAGCGCATTGAACAGCGAACGGTTAGACAGGCTTAA
- a CDS encoding bifunctional riboflavin kinase/FAD synthetase — protein sequence MEVIRDIADFPELSHAVVTSGTFDGVHVGHQKILRRVIERARQSDGQSVVITYWPHPRLVLFPDDNELKLLSTIDERIEQLRSFGIDYLLIVPFTKEFSRTSSRCFISDILVRAINTKVLVIGYDHRFGKNREGSFEHLKARSAQYGFEVEEIPRQDVDDVGVSSTKIRRALESGDIDTANSYLGRPYSITSVVEEGDKIGRTIGFPTANLALPPAHKLIPGNGVYAVWASIGNERHPAMMNIGFRPTVAGKKLTMEVHLLEFSGDLYGKTMTVQFMEQLRKERKFESLDALKGQLEKDKQATKEFLALQ from the coding sequence ATGGAAGTAATTCGTGACATAGCTGACTTTCCCGAGCTGAGCCATGCCGTGGTGACAAGCGGCACTTTCGACGGGGTGCACGTGGGCCACCAGAAGATCCTGCGCCGCGTCATTGAGCGCGCCCGCCAGAGCGACGGCCAAAGTGTGGTGATCACCTACTGGCCGCACCCGCGCCTGGTGCTGTTCCCAGATGACAACGAGCTGAAGTTACTTTCTACCATAGATGAGCGCATTGAACAGCTCCGCAGCTTCGGCATCGATTACCTGCTCATTGTCCCTTTTACCAAGGAGTTTTCCCGCACCTCCTCCCGCTGTTTTATATCCGATATACTGGTTCGGGCTATCAACACCAAAGTATTGGTCATCGGCTACGACCACCGGTTTGGCAAGAACCGCGAGGGCAGCTTTGAGCACCTGAAGGCCCGCTCGGCACAGTACGGCTTTGAGGTCGAGGAAATTCCGCGCCAGGATGTGGATGATGTGGGCGTGAGCTCCACCAAAATCAGAAGGGCACTCGAAAGCGGCGACATTGACACAGCCAACAGTTACCTCGGCCGCCCCTATAGTATCACTTCTGTGGTGGAGGAGGGCGATAAGATTGGCCGCACGATCGGCTTTCCGACAGCCAACCTGGCGCTTCCGCCGGCGCATAAGCTCATACCTGGCAACGGCGTGTACGCGGTTTGGGCAAGTATAGGGAACGAGCGCCACCCGGCCATGATGAACATCGGGTTTCGCCCAACAGTTGCTGGCAAAAAGCTAACGATGGAGGTGCACCTGCTTGAGTTCAGCGGCGACCTCTATGGCAAAACCATGACGGTGCAGTTTATGGAGCAGCTCCGCAAGGAGCGCAAGTTTGAGAGCCTGGATGCCCTGAAAGGGCAGCTGGAGAAAGACAAGCAGGCGACGAAGGAATTTCTGGCGCTACAATAA
- the truB gene encoding tRNA pseudouridine(55) synthase TruB, whose product MQYDFAAGEILLINKPLDWTSFDVVKKVRNTIRVKKVGHAGTLDPLATGLLILCTGKFTKRIDEIQGQEKEYTGIIRLGETTPSYDRETEVTETRDISHLTEESIKQAAQSFVGAIEQVPPIYSAVQVDGKRAYDLARKGKEVELKPRSVTINAFDITSINGPEVEFRVVCSKGTYIRSLAHDLGQKLGVGGHLSKLERTRIGEYKLEDALTIDDIIAIRKKQLEEADGSNS is encoded by the coding sequence ATGCAATACGATTTTGCCGCCGGCGAAATACTACTTATAAACAAGCCGCTCGACTGGACCTCCTTCGATGTGGTAAAGAAAGTACGCAATACTATCCGCGTTAAGAAAGTAGGCCATGCCGGCACACTGGACCCGCTGGCTACTGGTCTGCTCATACTTTGCACAGGCAAGTTCACCAAGCGTATCGACGAGATTCAGGGGCAGGAGAAGGAGTACACCGGCATCATCCGCCTGGGAGAAACCACCCCCTCCTACGACCGCGAAACCGAGGTAACCGAAACCCGCGACATCAGTCATCTGACCGAGGAAAGTATAAAACAAGCCGCCCAAAGCTTTGTTGGTGCCATTGAGCAGGTGCCGCCCATCTACTCTGCCGTGCAGGTAGACGGCAAGCGCGCCTACGACCTGGCCCGCAAAGGCAAGGAGGTAGAGCTAAAGCCACGCAGCGTTACCATCAATGCATTCGATATTACAAGTATAAACGGGCCGGAGGTGGAGTTCAGGGTGGTGTGCAGCAAAGGCACCTACATCCGCAGCCTGGCCCACGACCTGGGGCAGAAACTGGGCGTGGGGGGCCACCTCTCCAAGCTGGAGCGCACGCGCATCGGCGAGTATAAGCTGGAGGACGCCCTTACCATTGACGATATCATCGCGATTAGAAAAAAACAGCTGGAGGAAGCGGATGGAAGTAATTCGTGA